Within Spinacia oleracea cultivar Varoflay chromosome 4, BTI_SOV_V1, whole genome shotgun sequence, the genomic segment GAAGGAGAGAGACGTGCAAAACAAAATCCCACCCAAACAACATACCAAATCAAAGATTTTCTTTCCTTTCCCCATCTTTCCTTTGATGattcattccctttaccccatTTTAACCAAACGTTTCCTAAGAGGGAACGTAAAGATTTAGTTATTTTAGACTTTATGTTAACATGTCTTTTTAATATGCATAGATAACCAACAACTAATTGTTGCTTAAGATTGAAATGAGAGGTATTCTCCAAACTTGAGGTCTAGTGTTCAaaccttaatatattgattttaGTAGACAATGACATAACATAACTTTGGTGAGTAAATGACGTGGCGTAAAGGGGAGAGTTTTACGTGACACATGAACATTCTTAGCAACGCTTATACCAGTTCAATTGCCCGTACGTTCAGTGAACGGAAAATTATGTAGTGGTTGTTAAGCCATCTTTTAAAGAGATAATTTTATTGAGGGCTTGTGGTTTTAGTtttaatatatgatttatatataggtgaaatttaaaagttgaaaaacgtatataaattagatggttaattaatattgagtgttaaagaGGGAGATGAAGTGCAAGAGATTGAgtgaatatatgaattaaatggtgaacaacaaaaggaaaaattgaaaagaaaaaaagtttGGATGAAAGATAGAGGTGACACCGTGCCATATGTCATCTAATCATCtatggttttcctttttaaatactaggtgtATATAGATTGGTAGATATGTCACACCGAGTTTGCCGCATTCTCTTTAAGACATGTATTCTCTGCTCAGCTACCCATGCGCAgccaaaaaaatacaaaaaagagAGTCTTTCATGCTTTCGTTTGTTCTTCGTGAATTAAATGAGGCACAAGAACATACAAAATGGAGGAGGGGGATTCCAACTTGAGACTTATTGTACACAACCCCTCCACACACAAAAAAACCTCCTGTAGCGACGGATTTATATCCATTTCTAATTTAGAGACGGGATATTCATCatccgtctctaaatttatTTAGACACGGAAACCGTAAATCCGTCTTTAATTTAGCTACAGATTTAtgtaaatccgtctctaaattagtGATAGATTTATATATCCATCTCTAAATTTGAGACGGATTTTCTAATTTAGGGACGGATATTAAAGTCCTTCCCAATGTGTTTTAGCAATTTCTCCAATTTAGAAACCTAAAGTCTAGGAGCAATTCCTCCTAAACTCTTCATAAAAAGTTAGATCTAAATTAGAGACAAAGTTTTAAATCCGTCCCTACAGACGGATTTTCTAGATACTTTTCTaatatttcttttaattattatcAATTTCACACATAGAAGTATACAAGTTGTACTTGGTGTAGTTGGGTGGAGTTTCACAAGTTCGATTCCTACCAACAACGGTTCTTGCGATTGGGGATTCCCTTATTCCTTCCCCCTACAAAGTTGGACCGGGTTGACCTAAGCGAGATTTCGAACCAATAATGGGACCGAGTTGAACCGAACAGCTAATAGTAAGTGAGTAAAAATGACCACAAAGAAATTAGCAACTATTTTCGTTGCTAAATTTAGAGACGGTCCTCCCCTCGTTAATTTCGGATTATCAACATGCCTTTATCCCGGGTCGAAATATATAGGACAATATCTTGCTTGGTCATGAATTGTTGAATGTGATTAATTCAAATAAAAAGAAGGATATGGAGGTAATTAAACTCGATATGTCAAAGGCGTATGATAGAGTGAATTAGCTGTTTCTTTTGAAGGTGTTAAAGAGTTATGGATTTTCGGATTGGTGGGTAGGTCTGATTTCGGAATGCATCACAACGGTTTCTTATAAAGCCCTTATTAATGGTAGAACAACAAAGGGGTTCAAACCTAAGTGTGGTCTTCGTCAAGGAGATCCTCTATCCCCCTATTTGTTCTTGTTTTGTATGGATATACTCTCGCATATGCTTCTGCTGGGGGTGAATATTGGGCTTTTCAAAGGGATTAAAGTTTGTAGGCGAGCACCCTCGATCAATCATTTGTTCTTCGCTGATGATTCCATGTTATTCTTTAGGGCAAATGAGGATTCATGCattaatttaatgaaaataatcAATGACTTTGGGAGTATCTCAGGTCAGCGTTTGAATGAAAGGAGATCCCACGTTAAATTCTCGATTCATACGAAGGAGGATCAGAAGAGGAAGCTTAGAAATGTTTTAGCAGTAGGGGAGGTTGGAAAGTTAGGGAGCCATTTAGGAGCTCCTATTGACCTAGGGAGGAGGAATAAGGAAGACTTTTAGTTTCTCATTGATAAGATTCAAAACAGAATTCTATCTTGGTCTTCCTTACATCTTTCTCAGCCGACAAAGGTTATTCTGATTCAATCGGTCCTACTCAGTGTTGCTTCTCATGTGATGAGATGTTTAAAGGTTCCTGCATCGGTGACAAATAAAATAGATTCTCTTGTTACTAGATTATTCTGGGCAGGTAAGGGTGAGAAAGGAATGCACTGGGTAGGGCGTGGAACTGTTCAACGGCCAaaaaaggagggtggtttgggTGTTAGAGCTGCAGCTTTGTTGAATGATGCTATGTTGTTTAAACAAGTGAAACGCTTGATGAGTAACCCACAATTGTTAGCTACAAAGGTAATCTCCAGTTTTGATGGCCAGGGGAATAATATTTTGGGTAGTAAAGAGGGAAACGGGGTTGGGGTCTCTTGGGGAAGGAAGGGACTTTATCAAGCCCAAGGAAAGTTCGGGGGAGGTATGGCGTGGAATATAGGTAGGGGTACTAAAGTGTTAGATACTAGTATGGCTTGGGTGGGAGGTAAGGTCCCTGAGAATCGTTCGAATCAACCAATAGGACCCTCATCGAAATGGCGAGTTACTGAATTCATAGATAGGGAGTCGTCTTCTTGGAAGCCAGATTTGGTTCGACAAAGGTTTGTTTGGAAAGATGCTTGGTCCATTTTGGTTATGGAAATCCCGAGAGGGGAAGTGAAGGATTTCAGATATTGGAACTACACCAAATTAGGTAGATTTTCGGTAAGCTCAGGATATGAGTTTTTATTTAATAAGTACGCGGAGGACACAGGGGTTCTAGATGATCATGACTTACTAGTTCTTCGATTGGTCTGGAAGATGAACATTTTACCTAAATGGAAGTATTTTGTGTGGAATTTTTTTTATGATGGCCTTGCAGTGAAGGTCAACTTGGCGAGGAGGGGTTTCAATTGTGAGACTGTATGTAGCTACTGTGGCTTACGAGAGGAAGATTTACAACATGTTTTGAGGTTTTGCTCGGTGGCACACTTGAGTTGGATGTCTAGTTCGCTTCGAATTGATCCTTTAGAAAATGAATCGTGGCCATTAAAAGAATGGGTACGTAGCTATATCCTGCTTTATCATAGCGAGGATGGGTGGAACGGGGGACGTGTTCAAAGCTTTATTGCTTTGCTTTTGAGTTTGTGGAAAACGAGGAATGCAAGAATCTTTAGAGGGGAGGGGGGACATCCGGGTGCGGTGTTGACTGCGATGGAAAGTTATTTACAGGAAGTGAGTACCTTTACAGCACGCAATGATGAGTTGTCAATTGACGGGCCAAAGGAACCCCCGGGTTACAATATGGTGCACATTGGCCGAGAAAAGGAGTTCCATAACGACTTCGTTGTACAGGTggatggtgaaggaaataatgcccttggtccaagtatgcatttaatgataagtctaatgaatgcggttcagtattaattatgcaagttaataattcagtgagatcaagtgaactgtatgcctagctagaggccgcttcagttcaagtggattaatgatattaatccacaacttactcttgactgaacccgtagggtcacacaaatagtacgtaaacggatcaagtatttaatggcattaaatactccatctatgaatattcggaatcgacggatcttggtttcagtgggagctgagatcgtcaaaggcaaatagtgaatactccggaaacgatgatattgccggaaacggaaatatggatcgtatcggaactATAAATatttatccaagtcgtagatgttgtcggaaacgaaaacatggtacgcatcggaaaatattatcgaaaatggaaatattgtcggaatcggaaatatttccggaaacggaaatattgtcagaatcggaaatattatcggaatcggaaaataattccggaaacgaaaatattaaatatttgttcgaaacggaaattaattccggaatcgaaaatattaaatattgttcgtatcggaaatgaattccggaatcgggaaattaatcggaagcgcgtcgtacgtattagcatcggacgagcttgctagacgaaggcccagcacgacgccaggcccgcgtccagcaagcccgcgcaccaCACAaccagccaaggccacgccaggcccagcgcaaggccaggcccagcaggccgtggctgcgagcagtgggctgcgtagctcgcgtgggcttcgtaGGTCGCGTGGGCTGAACGgctgcgtgggctgagcgcgggcatggcctgcgcgcatgcgggtcatgctcgtgtggtgtttgtgcttccgtacgaaacctaaatcgtgtaggattcgttttaatgattaaattcctattcctaatggataaattaattaatagagttttaattagattctagttaattaattcgtttcctagtaggattccaacaccttttccatagcctataaataggtggttaatgctcacaatttataatgagttttaagtattcaaaaagagAGAATTTTAAGCAAAAAATCCAGTCACTTATTTACCCTAAAAtcagccgaaaataatagtaccttaagggagattctagttagtcaaacttaaggcgcagcaagggagggcacgctacaaagagtatgcatcctaattatgctaattgttatgtggaaattaatttggattcctggctttaatggtttttccgcatgatttatattcagttatatgtatcataacctaacaaatggtTCATGGGACAAGAAGCCTGGGAAGGCAGGATGGGGAATGACAGTCTCTACTAACCGCTCGTTAGCAGAGGAGGAGTCGGCAGGTCAACATGGTCGAGCAGTTTCTTCGGATCATGCAGAAGCGAAAGCTTGTCTTCTTGCCCTAACTTGGGCCTCAAATAGGCAGATTAATCAATTACGGATTAATACGGACTCAGCTGCTCTAGTTTCGTATCTTTGTATGGAAAGGGTAAGTGATATGTCGATTGTaggtactgaaggaaataattcccttggtccaagtatgcattctatgttaagtctaataaatgcggttcagcattaattaacaagttaataattcagtgagatcaagtgagctgaatgcctagctagaggtcgcttcagttcaagtggaattaatgatattaatccacagcttactcttgactgaacccgtagggtcacacaaaaagtacgtaaacggatcaagtatttaatggcattaaatactctatctatggatattcggaatcgacggatcttggtttcagtgggagctgagatcgtcacaagcaagaaatgaatactccggaaacgatgatattgccggaaacggaaatatggatcgtatcggaaatataaatattatccaagtcgtagatgttgccggaaacggaaacatggtacgtatcggaaatggaaatattgccggaatcggaaatattgccggaaacggaaataatgtcagaatcggaaatattatcggaatcggaaaataattccggaaacggaaatattaaatatttgttcgaaacggaaattaattccggaatcggaaatattaaatattgttcgtatcggaaatgaattccggaatcgggaatttaatcggaagcgtatcgtacgaattagcatcggacgatgcccgctagacgaaggcccagcacgaagccaggccatcgcccagcgagccgcacgcaccaacgcacgcctcgaccaggcccagcgcaaggccaggcccaaccaagggcgcgcgcgcgcagcacagcagcgtgggctgtgcgcctgtcgtggggcgcaaggcttgcgcgggtgcacggcttgtgcaatgcttgtgcgggaaatcttaatcctattaggatttgtgcaaagattaaaatcctaatcctattagatttgttttgttatttagagtcctaataaagttctaactagcaaatccacatcctagtaggattacaattccttttccatactcctataaataggtgcctagggtcacaatttatggacacgattgaagtattcaaagggtaagtttttgaaataaaaatcagccatacacttgcaaacacatagccgaaaattcctaagcaccttaagggcgattctagttggtctaacttgaggcggatccggacgtactgtggactatctacggagggacgacatttggagtcctaaagacttgttcttgttcggttcgggcgcagctagggaaggcacgctacaacatgtatgcatccattctatgctaaatgattatgtgtaaataatatgctttcctggctatatggtttttccgcatgatttatgaattgtcatatgtatcataacctaacagtggtatcacgagcctcttattattttcataatctaaattgcataaacatggttaaatattacaaatttgcaagaattaaaaggggtgattaattttcgtaattgttaattaattgcaaattgcgtttatttaattatacgtaggcagtttttcggcagtttcttcgttactcatccaaatcgagtgatttttgtgtcaattccgcatgtaaaaggcattctaaaattttgacaaaaaaaatatttttcggccgaacccagaattctcaaattcgaagcctaactctgacttttcggaggttttagtttttcgaacgcaaaatttcgtaaatttaagatgttaaattaaatatttgcgattcttgttgataaatcttgaatttttgattgacctactgtatatgtttaacaattttgaatgcctagccttgttaattatgcaatctaattcgtaattatgattaatttgttgaaaattggaataatttagaattaatttgattttcataattagttataatttaattagatacctatgaataaaaaccaccataaaaattgtaaatttatgttaaattttaaatttttatgacctagacttgaatccatgttaatcggaaatcaatacattaataaattttcgatttttcgccctaaaattatgaaattaatatgatttattaatttgtcattaattttgaaaataaattttaattttttatgcgattcgctcatataacttgcacgcacaaagcaatggacgctacgtgttacccttaaggggtgttgtatagtacgggcatgcgacgacgagcaagggagctcgtcgcccatgcggtacgaatgcagcgagcaagggcatggtgcacgagcacaaggcagcagccctgccttgtgtcgtgggctgtgtgcgatgggcgcatgggcaagggcgagagcaaggcacgagcagtcgcgtgtgggcagcaagcgagctgcgccacagcgcgcactgcctcgcgcaagcgtgcgacgagcgctgcgcccagcgatggtgagcagcatgcgcgtgcgacgagcgctgcgcccagcgatggtgagcagcgtgcttgttgcgacgagcgctggcgcgcgccttgcaaTGGaatgcagcagcgatgcgacgcagcgcatgggctgcgcgcacgtggccagcgatggctgtgtgcgtgtggcccatggctgTGCGTtacgtggggttgttgcgttacgattagatcgttttaaaattttaatttgaaattttcagttttcgtaattttaattaattttaaaattaataatttaaattgttttcttggattttaattttgaatattataattataataaattttatttattctaattattttactaaaattaaagacatgaattaatttaaatacgactgaaaaataaattaaataagcggattcaattataaatttatatgagctttaaattttaattaaatttgtatgtttccggttagactagaaatacatttttatgtttaaaattagtaaagcatatgaatttattggtttaagtgggagcccttttagtcataaactcttgattaggtctacaaatccttaaggttaaaacaacttgattagaattaataaggactgaataatttgtagattattggtgcccttgattaattgctgcaaatatttatgtgatgcataacatgttttactaaccagctatgtgggccattcatgataatgaatgggtgaatggtatatattgtatatgtactgttttgcaggttatgaagtgactagtatggcccaaataggatagaaaatatggtctgcgtaccattaatttgaatgtaattggtccaaagtaccaaaattgttattcaattcaaatatggtctgcgtaccatcaaatagttgtaat encodes:
- the LOC130471342 gene encoding uncharacterized protein, whose amino-acid sequence is MEVLKSYGFSDWWVGLISECITTVSYKALINGRTTKGFKPKCGLRQGDPLSPYLFLFCMDILSHMLLLGVNIGLFKGIKVCRRAPSINHLFFADDSMLFFRANEDSCINLMKIINDFGSISGQRLNERRSHVKFSIHTKEDQKRKLRNVLAVGEPTKVILIQSVLLSVASHVMRCLKVPASVTNKIDSLVTRLFWAGKGEKGMHWVGRGTVQRPKKEGGLGVRAAALLNDAMLFKQVKRLMSNPQLLATKVISSFDGQGNNILGSKEGNGVGVSWGRKGLYQAQGKFGGGMAWNIGRGTKVLDTSMAWVGGKVPENRSNQPIGPSSKWRVTEFIDRESSSWKPDLVRQRFVWKDAWSILVMEIPRGEVKDFRYWNYTKLGRFSVSSGYEFLFNKYAEDTGVLDDHDLLVLRLVWKMNILPKWKYFVWNFFYDGLAVKVNLARRGFNCETVCSYCGLREEDLQHVLRFCSVAHLSWMSSSLRIDPLENESWPLKEWVRSYILLYHSEDGWNGGRVQSFIALLLSLWKTRNARIFRGEGGHPGAVLTAMESYLQEVSTFTARNDELSIDGPKEPPGYNMVHIGREKEFHNDFVVQKPGKAGWGMTVSTNRSLAEEESAGQHGRAVSSDHAEAKACLLALTWASNRQINQLRINTDSAALVSYLCMERVSDMSIVGSGLIRRANYAVGHLDSLVCAQILTFVLQCA